A stretch of DNA from Nitrosopumilus zosterae:
CGGTATATTCTTTTTGAGAAATAAACTGGCAGAATCTGAATCTGCAGATCCTGAGTTAGAAGGTAGTTCTGTTCCAAATAATGGTGATGAATTTGAGCATAAATTTAATGAAAACTTTACAAAAAACAATCCAAAAACTGTGATTTCTTTGTAGCCTCTGTATGAGGTCGTTTTGTTATATATAATAAAAGATTAACTTAATACTTAGTTATCAATACCAAATATGGGATTGATAACCAAAAAATGCGTAATTATAGATGACGATGTTCAAATCACTGAACTTTTCTCTGAATTATTGGCACTTCTTGGTTTGAAAATTTTGGCAATAGGCCATAACGGATTGGATGCAATAGACCTTTTTTCAAAACACCAGCCAGATATTTTATTTATGGATGTTGAAATGCCAAAATTAAACGGAATCGAAGCATTAAAAGAAATTAAAAAAATCAACCCGTCTGCAAAAGTGATAATTATTACTGGAAATACGTCTAGTGATTGTGAAAGAATTTTACAAGATAATGGGGTTACTGCAATTATTTACAAACCATTTGATATTCAAAAAATCAAACAATTAATTGAGCACTTTGATAATCCTGTCTCAATGTATACTTGATCCTATTTTAAAACATTTTATTTTAATCCCCAACTTACTTTGTTGCTTGGAATGATTTTCAGAAATGGTGCTTCATTCTCAGTCCATGGATCTCTTCGCACCCATTCAAATTTTTTATAAAACACATCATAATATTTTTTAAATTCAGGACCACTTTCAATAATTTGTGTTTTTCCTTGAATGCAAACAGCTTTGTGATTTCCTGATTTGTATATGTCTACAACTATTCCTGTGTTCGGATTTGATTTTATGTTCGAAAATGTTCGTGTATTGTAATCTGTTGCAACTAAAATGACGTTGTCTTTGAGTACATATGATACAGGTTTTACATGTGGTATGTCGTTATGAGATGTAGCAATTCTTGCCTCTTCTAGAGATTCTAGAAAAACTATTTCATTTTTACTAAATTCTATCAACTGAATATTCGTTCTCTTATGTCTGGAATATGTTTGTATACTATGTCTCTGATTTTCATCTGATCTTCTGTGGTGGGAATCTCTTTTTGTGAACTGAGTATTGCCCCACCCATCCCAAGTGCCATACCCATTACAATGCCATAAACAAATTCTTGGGGGTTTTCTACTTTGAGTATATCCTTGTTTTCTTTAATGTCTTGCAAATAAGCCGGAATAGTTGATACTGCGCCATTAATTACTTGAATAATGATTTCTTCTAAAGGATCTTCACTCATATGGCATTTTCGATATGAATTATTAATAAATTTGTGCCTAAGATTTTTAATCCCTCCTTCCTGAGAAAACATATGTTCTCTTTTTTTACTACAAATGAGGCTAATGTTGCTCTTCCAGATGTGATAAAAAAATTCGAGTATGCGTTATCGAAAAAGAATGAAGTATCAAAATTAGAACAACAACTGCAAATGTGCATTTCAACTACCAATTCTTTTGAAGAATTCATCACTCTGAAACAGAAATTAAATTCGGCAGTGACTAAATTCTATGAGGCAGTTGAGATTCTAGAAAATACTGGCGTATCTGTCAAAAGTATTGAGCAGGGTCTGCTTGATTTTCCTTCTAAGAGATTTGATGAAGAGGTTTGGCTGTGCTGGAAATATGGGGAAACAGAAATAAAATTTTGGCATGAGAAAGACTCTGGTTTTATGGGCCGAAAACCAATAGAAGTCAATGATGAATCTTTAGTGTGACTGGTCTTCACTTGTCTTTTTGATAAAATTTTTGACATCTATGGTTTTGAGTGGTTTTGATGAATCCCATAGAAATGAACATAATGTGAAAATGTTGTCAACCATTTCATTTGAATTTGTACATAATGAAAAGTCTGAATCTGAACCTGAATATTGAGAGGATGCGGCATGATCTGACATTATCATTTTTTTGTCTTTCTGCACTACTATTCTTCCCTTTGATGGCATCTTGCCAATTTTTGTTTCAGTAGCATTGAATCTTTTAACAAACGGCGCAAGTTTTGGATCATTCATGTCTACAAGCAATCTCACTTTGCCACCATTTTTTTCACAAATGCTGATTTTTTCTGGAATTGTGCTGTGATACATTCTGGAGACATCGTCAAGTGTTGTGGCAATGTATATTGTATCAACCGAATTTTCGATTAGCTGCGCAATATCCGCGTAGATGTTCTGACGTCCTTGAACCACTCTAAATGTTGGAACTGTGTTGATTTGGTTTGATGTGATCTCCTCATTGATTTTGTCAATGATTGCCTCACCTAATTTCTTGATTTTATTTACTTCGTCTTCTTTTTTACTCAGGGCAATTTTCAGTGCATCATGAGGGTCTGACGCAATACATAATTTGGGACTGGATAATGTTGTTGAGATAATATTTCTATTAACTAGCCTGTCTACTGTCCTGTACATTCTGGCTCTATCGATATCAAGCTCTTTTGCAAGCGCACTTGCAGTAATTGGACCTGCTCTGAGTAAATTTAGATACACTTTAGCTTCCAGGTCATCAAGATCTAAAATCTCTTCTAACTCTGTTGCTATTCTACTTACTTGATCTTGGTAAGACATTCTTTTTCTCTCATCCTTTTTAACCTAGACTCGTTTTGTTTAATGGCATTTAGTATTTTCGCAGAATTTACCAGTTTCACAAAACATAATTTTTCCATCATCGATGCAAAATTTAGATCAAAATAGAACTAAAGGTTCTGTTTGTACGATAGCACACACAAAAAACAAAATATGTTGTTTTTTAATCACAACAAAATGTTTTACTAAGATGAACAAAAATCCTCTCTACATTCTTTGATGTTTTCCTTTATTCACACTGATATTTTTTTAAAAAATGTCCAAATTGCGAACTAGACTATGTTAAATGCAATTACTGATATTATGATCATCACAACAACATGTTTTGTACCTGCAACATATGATCCTGACCCAATCTTTCCTGCAGCTAGTCCGCCAAAGACTGCCTCAATGATTGCCATGTTGAATAATCCTGATTCTAATTGGGCAATATCCATGTTGGCTAGCGAGCCAAACAATCCTTCGGTACCACTACCTGATTCAAGTAATCCGTCCTGAACTTTTTCAATTTCAGTGAAAAAGCTAGTTGTTAGCAAAACTGCTACTGCTAAAAACACCGCAAATGAAATGTATATTGTGTATGTATATGGTTGCAGTGCAGATTTTCTACTCTTTTCTATATTTTGCATGTCTGAAACGTGTTTTTGAATCATTTCGAGGTTTTCAGATACGTCTCCTCCAATTTTCATTGCCATCTCTAGCAGAACTGTAACCCTCCTTGCAACTCTAGTACCTGTCCTTTCTGCAAAGTTCTCAAAAGCATCTTCAATTGGTGTTCCCCAACTAATGTTGGCCCTAAGATTTCTCAATTCTGGTGTTAATGCTCCTAGATTTCTTTCACCTGCTTGCTCTATTGCTTTGATCAGGTTTGCACCACTCTGAACGGAACTTAGCAATGCAAGCAAAAAAACTGGGAGATTCCTGTCTATGCTGTCTCTTCTTTGTACTTCTTTTAGTTGGTGGATGGTTAATGGAATGACTCCTACAAGTATCCCAAAGATTAATCCTATGTCTCTGATTGTTGTAGATTCAGAAAATCCTGAAAAATAGAAACTCATTGAAATTACACTAGTAGCTGCAATGATAGAAAATGATGCTGTTTTTAGAATTTCATTTTTTAGTATTGATTTTCTAGGTTCAATTACTGCGATTCTTCTTCTTTTAATTTTTCTTTTTTGTTTGCTTTCCATTTTTTTACCTCTTTGGAACCATGGTGTCCATCATGACTAACATCAATACCCCACTAAGTGGAATTACTGCAAATGTTAGAATATTCATCAATGTGATCAAATCAAATCCTGCAAGGCTGGGACTCATTATGCCCATAATTGATAACATGATTACCGCTAATAACGGAAATACAATTAGCAGAATGGTGTAAATTTCTGCAACACTTCCCAGAGATTCTGTAGTTTTTTGCATCAACATCTTTTTTTCTTCGAGCTGAACTTTTGCTGTTGCATTGAAATATTCTTTGAGATCTCCTCCAGACTGAACTGTAACTACTGCACCTTCTAGCAATTCCGAATATGGTCCTGTTGGTGTCCTATGTATCAAATCCTTAATTGCACTAATCAAATCCATGCCTAAAATGTCGATATTTCTTACAATGTATCTGGCATCCTTTACGATGTCTTCCTCTGTTTCTTCTTTTGCTATTGCTTTGAAAATTCCTTCCAGTGTAAGGCCACTGGTTGCAAGAGTTGACATGTATCCTATGAAATGAGGGATTTCTTCTATGAGTTTTGAGGACCTATTTGTCACCCTAACTTTTGGAATTATTTGTAAAATCCCAAATGTTATTCCAAATAACACCAGTCCTCCTAATACTGGAAGTAAAATCTCTAAACTTGCTGGTTGAATATTGATAAATTGTGCTGTCACAAATCCTAAAACTGCGCCACATGCACCTGCAATCATACTAAAGAAAATCATACTTGAAACATAGACCTCAAATGGAATTGGCATCATTGCCTGTTTGATTGATTTATCCAATGATTTTAATTTTGGATGCAAAAATTTTACATGCTCATTTAGTAATTTGTAACTATACACATGAATTTGCCCAACTGATTCTTCTTCGCTCTTTTTTTGTTTCTTTTCAGTTACATTCATGATTATACCTCTAGTCTTTTTCTTTCGTAGAACCTTTCTGGATCAGCATAATACTCCATAACGTTTGAAGTAACTTCTTTATGATCACGGATGTCGTTTTTAACCATCCATTCCAGAGCTAATCTCCTTTTTGTTAATTCGTAATTGATTTTTTCTTCACTGTCTCCGTCTCTTTCTTTGAGTTTTCTAAAAATTACACTATTTCCCATATAGTCATGAGTGTCTGTTTTTGGGTTCCATTTGAAAATTTCATGCGTTCTGATTTCTCCAGTTGTTTCATGAATTCCATCAATCTCTGATACCTGAATGATTCTTCTAGCTGATTTGTTGCCTACTCTGATTTTTAGTTGAAGTGTGATTAAATCAAGGCTGTTTGCGATTAACGCTTTTGGCACGTCCATTGGAGATGATGTTAATCTGGTAAGTGTCGCCTCTACTGAATCTGCGTGTATGGATGAAAATCCTCCGTGACCCGTGGCCATTGCCTGAAACAAGGTGTATGCTTCTCTGCCTCTTGTTTCACCAACAATAATGATGTCTGGTCTTTGCCTGAGGGCAGCTCTTAGAAGATCAAATTGG
This window harbors:
- a CDS encoding response regulator gives rise to the protein MGLITKKCVIIDDDVQITELFSELLALLGLKILAIGHNGLDAIDLFSKHQPDILFMDVEMPKLNGIEALKEIKKINPSAKVIIITGNTSSDCERILQDNGVTAIIYKPFDIQKIKQLIEHFDNPVSMYT
- a CDS encoding pyridoxamine 5'-phosphate oxidase family protein, producing MIEFSKNEIVFLESLEEARIATSHNDIPHVKPVSYVLKDNVILVATDYNTRTFSNIKSNPNTGIVVDIYKSGNHKAVCIQGKTQIIESGPEFKKYYDVFYKKFEWVRRDPWTENEAPFLKIIPSNKVSWGLK
- a CDS encoding DUF2203 domain-containing protein translates to MFSFFTTNEANVALPDVIKKFEYALSKKNEVSKLEQQLQMCISTTNSFEEFITLKQKLNSAVTKFYEAVEILENTGVSVKSIEQGLLDFPSKRFDEEVWLCWKYGETEIKFWHEKDSGFMGRKPIEVNDESLV
- a CDS encoding TrmB family transcriptional regulator, whose product is MSYQDQVSRIATELEEILDLDDLEAKVYLNLLRAGPITASALAKELDIDRARMYRTVDRLVNRNIISTTLSSPKLCIASDPHDALKIALSKKEDEVNKIKKLGEAIIDKINEEITSNQINTVPTFRVVQGRQNIYADIAQLIENSVDTIYIATTLDDVSRMYHSTIPEKISICEKNGGKVRLLVDMNDPKLAPFVKRFNATETKIGKMPSKGRIVVQKDKKMIMSDHAASSQYSGSDSDFSLCTNSNEMVDNIFTLCSFLWDSSKPLKTIDVKNFIKKTSEDQSH
- a CDS encoding type II secretion system F family protein translates to MESKQKRKIKRRRIAVIEPRKSILKNEILKTASFSIIAATSVISMSFYFSGFSESTTIRDIGLIFGILVGVIPLTIHQLKEVQRRDSIDRNLPVFLLALLSSVQSGANLIKAIEQAGERNLGALTPELRNLRANISWGTPIEDAFENFAERTGTRVARRVTVLLEMAMKIGGDVSENLEMIQKHVSDMQNIEKSRKSALQPYTYTIYISFAVFLAVAVLLTTSFFTEIEKVQDGLLESGSGTEGLFGSLANMDIAQLESGLFNMAIIEAVFGGLAAGKIGSGSYVAGTKHVVVMIIISVIAFNIV
- a CDS encoding type II secretion system F family protein, which produces MNVTEKKQKKSEEESVGQIHVYSYKLLNEHVKFLHPKLKSLDKSIKQAMMPIPFEVYVSSMIFFSMIAGACGAVLGFVTAQFINIQPASLEILLPVLGGLVLFGITFGILQIIPKVRVTNRSSKLIEEIPHFIGYMSTLATSGLTLEGIFKAIAKEETEEDIVKDARYIVRNIDILGMDLISAIKDLIHRTPTGPYSELLEGAVVTVQSGGDLKEYFNATAKVQLEEKKMLMQKTTESLGSVAEIYTILLIVFPLLAVIMLSIMGIMSPSLAGFDLITLMNILTFAVIPLSGVLMLVMMDTMVPKR